One Halichoerus grypus chromosome 1, mHalGry1.hap1.1, whole genome shotgun sequence genomic region harbors:
- the RBP1 gene encoding retinol-binding protein 1 codes for MPVDFTGYWKMLANENFEEYLRALDVNVALRKIANLLKPDKEIVQDGNHMIIRTLSTFRNYIMDFQIGKEFEEDLTGIDDRKCMTTVSWDGDKLECVQKGEKEGRGWTQWIEGDELHLEMRVQGVVCKQVFKKVQ; via the exons ATGCCGGTCGACTTCACCGGGTACTGGAAGATGCTGGCCAACGAGAATTTCGAGGAGTACCTGCGCGCCCTCG ATGTCAATGTGGCCTTGCGCAAAATCGCCAACTTGCTGAAGCCAGACAAAGAGATCGTGCAGGATGGCAACCATATGATCATCCGCACGCTGAGCACTTTCAGGAACTATATCATGGACTTCCAGATTGGGAAGGAGTTTGAGGAGGATCTGACGGGCATAGATGACCGCAAATGCATG ACCACGGTGAGCTGGGACGGGGACAAACTCGAGTGTGTGCAGAAAGGTGAAAAGGAGGGACGTGGCTGGACCCAGTGGATTGAGGGTGACGAGCTGCACCTG GAGATGAGAGTGCAGGGTGTGGTCTGCAAGCAAGTATTCAAGAAGGTGCAGTGA